Genomic segment of Streptomyces longhuiensis:
GTGCTGCAGATCAATCTGGCCGGTACGTGTGCGGGCCGGCCGGTGAGGAACGACGCGCGGCTCGGCGAGCAGACGAGGTGCTGCACGAAGGCGTTGTCGCAGCGGGTGCCGCGCGCGGCCGGCGCGTCCAGGTGGGGCGTGCCGACGTGCTTGTTGCCGAAGGCCCCGCGCGCGTCGGCACGCAGCTGGTCCGGGATGAACGCGCAGCTGGTCCGGGATGAAGAAGACAGAACTCGGCCGCTTGCGGGACATGGGTCGCGCTCCTTCGCGTCATCCGACCGTCAAAACCATACGGTGAGCGGTTTTTGGGCGCAAGGGGGTGTGCGTCGACGGTCGCGGGTTCGCCGCTTGGCGCATTGACGTTCTTCGGTTGGCGCATTGACGCCCAGAAACCGATCACAATATGGTTTTCGAGCGTTGAAGAGCCTGCCGGCGGAGCGTGCCGTCCGGCTGCCGCATGACACCTTGCCGGGAGACGTCTGCCGCCCGGCCCTCCAGACGGAGAGAACAGCATGAGGATTTCCGCCCGCATAGGGGCATTGACGGCTGGTGCCACGGCTCTGTCCCTGGTACTCACGGGCTGTGGCGCGGACGGTGGTTCCGCCACCGCCGGCACGGCGGAACTCGACATCGCCACCCTCACGAACGCCCAGAGCCTGGACCCGGCCACCGCGCTCGGCGGCGCCCTGCCGTACTTCCAGGCGGTCTACGACACCCTGATCAAGCGGGCGCCCGACGGCTCGTACAAGCCGATGCTCGCCACCAAGTGGTCGTACGACAAGAGCCGGACCAAGCTCTCCCTCACCCTGCGGGAAGGGGTGAAGTTCAGTGACGGGACCGCCTTCGACGCGCAGGCGGTCAAGGCCAACCTGGAGCACTTCAAGGGCGGCGGAGGCGGCGGGGCGAAGTACCTCGCCACGCTCAAGAACGTCAAGGTGACCGACGCGACGCACCTCATGCTGGAGCTGGCGAGCCCCGAGCCGGGGATGCTCTTCTATCTGAGCGACGGGCCCGGTCTGATGGCGAGCCCGAAGAAGCTGGCCGACGGCTCCCTCAAGACGAAGCCGGTCGGGACCGGCCCCTACATCCTCGACAAGGGCAGAACGGCGATCGGCTCCAAGTACGTCTTCGACCGCAAGAAGGACTACTGGGGCGACGAACTCCCTTACAAGACCCTGACGATCAGCGTCTTCGACAACGAGACGGCCGTCGTCAACGGCCTCAAGACGGGTCAGCTCGACAGTGCCGTCCTCCAGGACGCCAACCAGCAGACGTCCGTCGAGCCCGACACCGACCTCACCAAGATCAAGTCCAGCTTCGACTTCCAGGGGCTGCTGCTCTTCGACCGTGGCGGCGTGCTGACACCGCAGCTCAAGGATGTGCGGGTGCGGCAGGCGCTCAACTACGCCCTGGACCGCAAGACGATGCTCGAGAAGATCCGCGGCGGCCGTGGCGAGACCACGGACCAGGTCTTCGGTGCCGAGACGAAGGCGTACGACAAGAGCCTGGACACGTACTACGACCACGACCCGGCCAAGGCCAGGAAGCTGCTCGCGCAGGCCGGTTACGCGAAGGGCTTCACGCTGAAGCTGCCGCGGATCTCCGCCATCGTCAACGACGCGCTGGCGTCGTCGATAGAGGCCGACTTCAAGGCCGTGGGCGTCAAGGTCGAGTGGGACCAGCTCGACGCCGCCACCGCCCTGCAGAAGATCTTCCGGGAGCGGGCCTACTCCGGCATGGTCATGAACATCGGTCAGTCCCCCATCGACTGGGTGACGATGAACGACCTCGTGGTGCCGGGGGCGTTCAACCCCTTCGCCACCAGCGACCCGACCGTGAAGAAGCTGCTTCCGCAGGTCCAGGCGGGCAGTGGCACCAAGGCCGGTGACGACGCCTCGCGCGCGCTCAACAAGCACCTGGTCGAGGAGGGCTGGTTCGCCCCCTTCTACCGGACGAGCTTCCTGATCGTGTCGAGCAAGGACGTGAAGGTCGTGCCGCAGTCCGGGATGGCCGTGCCGTCGATCTACGACTACACGCCCGCCACGTCCTGAACCGAGCGACCTAGAAGGGGGCGCCTCCACCGTGGACCGCGGTGGAGGCGCCCCCTTCTTCTGTGCGATCACGCCCAGGGAACGTCCTCGGCGGCGAAGTGGACGAGCCCGCGCTCGCGCCAGAACGGCGCGTGGCGCGCGATGCGCCCGCGGTACTCGGCCCACAGGGGAGGCCGGCCCGACCAGGCCGTCTCGGCGACCGAGCCGAGCCGCGGCAGGAGCAGCGTCGTGAGGTCGTCGATGCCCCGCAGGGTCTCGCCGAACAGGGTCGCCTCGACGCCCGCGACGGACTCGTCGGGGATGCCGTGCGAGGCCGGGTCCCAGGAGGCCGTGTGCCGGACATCGCGCGGGAGGTAGTGGGGGAAGCCGAGGCGGGCCGCCGCCTCCGTCTGGCCGGGAGGCGTCACCTCGGCCGAGTAGCGCCGGTCGAGGTACAGGTGGGACTGCGGGGAGAGCAGCAGCCGGCCGCCGCCCGCGAGGACGCGCTCGACGTCGTGGTCGGACGGGGCGAAGAAGGTCCTGAGCGCCGAGGCGATCTCCATCGTCATACCGGACGCGGCCAGTTCGGGCCGGGCGGCGAATTCCTCGGCGGAGGCCGGGAGATCCATCATCGGCACGTCGACCCAGAACTGCGCGATGTCCTCGGGCCCGGAGCCGGCCCGCGACGACTCCTGCCACGCCACCGGACGCTTCCCGAACTTCCTTGTGATGCCGCGTAGTTCGCGCACAGCGACCTTGAAGGCGTCGGCCGTGATGCCTACGGCTTCGTCGCACCCGATGTGCACGAACGGGCCGTCCGTGAGGGCGCACACCTCGGCGAGAACGGCGGAGACCGCGGAGTGCGTGGCCGCGTCGGCGAGGTCGAGTGGGGGGACGAAGGGGAAGCGGTCCGCCAGCCCTTCGGGGGCGGGAGCGGGCGGGAGGTCCGGCAGTGCTGCCCGCAGTGTCGCGCAGTGACCCGGGAGGTCGATCTCCGGAACGATCGTGACGAAGCGCCGCGCCGCGTACGCCTGGAGGGCACGGTACTCGTCGGCCGAGTAGAAGGCCGGTGCCGTGGAGGCATCCGGATCGGACACACCCGGTGCGGACACATCCGAATCGGACGCATCTGGATCGGACACGTCCGGACCGGACGCGTCCGCACCGGCCGTCAGCGCGGGGAGCGACGGCACCGCGAGGCGCCAGCCCTCGTTGTCGGTGAGGTGCAGATGTAGCACGTTCAGCTTGTAGAGGGCGGCGAGGTCGATGACCCGGCGCACCTCGTCGGGCGTGACGAAGCTGCGCGCCGGGTCGATCATGAGGCCGCGCCACGCGTAGTGGGGCGCGTCCCGCAGTTGCAGGGCCTCGATCGCGCCGTCGGGCGGTGTCGTCAGGAGCAGTTGGGCGGCGCTCGTCGCCGCGCGGAAGACGCCTTCGGGCGTGCGCGCCCGGCAGGTGATCCCGTCGGCCCCGATGGTGAGGGCGTAGGCCTCGTCGGCAGGTTCCGCCGTGCCGGACGGTGCGACTCCGACGGTCCTGGCGAGCGGGACGCCGGTCGTGTCGAGGGTCAGGACGATCTCGCTGCTGTGTTCCCGCGGGTCGCCGTCGGGCAGCAGCCGCGCGCCGAGGTGCGGTGCCAGCAGGGACCGTACGGTGTCGGCGACCTCGCCCAAGGAGCGGTCGGCCCGGACGCGCCAGGGGCCTGCGGCCGCGAGGGATCCGGCGCCGCCCTGGGCGGCTTGTCCGGTCGGGCTGGGGATGACGGCGTTCATGAAGTCCTCCACCGGCAGGTCCGAAGGCCCGGGGGTCCGGCCGCCGGTTCGTCAGGTACGGCGTTGCGGCGCCCCCGGGCTGGCGGACCGGCCGGGCCGCGCGTTCGTCCCGGCGCCACTTCCTCTCCGACCGGCCCCACCTGTACGCTAACACGAAAACCGATCAACGAACGCTTTTCAGGGGTGGCCGTATGACGTCGTCAGCGCAGTCCGAACTCGTCCTCCCGGATGGCTTCCTGATGGGTGCGGCCACCTCCGCCCACCAGGTCGAGGGCAACAACACGGGAAGCGACTGGTGGGCCTTCGAGAACCGGCCCGACACCTTCGTGAGCGAGCCGAGCGGGGACGCCGCCGACAGTTTTCACCGCTGGCCCGAGGACATGGATCTCCTGCGTGAACTCGGATTCAACTCCTACCGGTTCAGTATCGAGTGGGCGCGTGTCGAGCCGGTGCAGGGACGTGTCTCGCGCGCCGCCCTCGCGCACTACCGGGACATGGTCCGCGGGGCGATCGAGCGCGGTCTCACGCCCGTCGTGACCCTGCATCACTTCACCTGCCCCCAGTGGTTCCACGCGCGGGGAGGCTGGGCGGCGCCGGACTCCGCCGAGGTGTTCGCGCGGTACACCCGGACGGTGCTCGAGGTCCTGCGGGCCGGAGTGACGTACGTGGCCACGATCAACGAGCCCAACATGGTGGCCCTGATGTCCGCCCTGTACCGCCGTGCAACCGAGAGCCGTACCACCGAGAGCCGCGCCAACGAGAAGGGCGCGGGCCACACGGGCGCCGCCGCGGGCTTCGCTTCCGTCGAGCCGGCCGCGGACGTCACCGAGGCCCTCATCCGCGCCCATCACGCCGCGACCGAGGTCCTGCGGGACGCCGGACTGGGGCTCCAGGTCGGCTGGACCGTCGCCAACCAGGTGTACCAGGCCGAACTTGGCGCCGAGGACGTGGCGGCGGCGTACGCGTTTCCGCGTGAGGACGTGTTCCTCGAGGCCGCGCGTGACGACGACTGGATCGGCGTACAGGCCTACACACGCCACCTCATCGGCGCGGACGGGCCGCTGCCCGTTCCCGAGGGCGCCGAGACCACGCTGACCGGCTGGGAGTACTACCCCGAGGCGCTGGGCGAGGCGGTACGGCACACCGTCGACGTGGTCGGCCCCGGTGTACCCGTCATGGTCACGGAGAACGGCATCGCGACGGGCGACGACGAACGCCGCATCGACTACACCACCCGCGCCCTGGAGAGCCTCGCGTCGGCCATGGCCGACGGCATCGACGTACGCGGCTACCTCCACTGGAGCGCCCTGGACAACTACGAATGGGGCACCTACCAGCCGACGTTCGGGCTGATCGCCGTCGACCCGGACACCTTCGCCCGCACCCCCAAGGAGTCGGCCCGCCGACTCGGCGCGCTCGCCCGCTCGGGCCGGATCCCGCACGCCCCGGCCGGCGCTCTCAGCGCACGCTAGGCTGGCTGACATGGCGAAACGGGGCCCGTACGAGAAGGGCGAGGCGAAGCGCGCCGAGATCCTCCGCGCGGCGTTGGAGATCTTCGCGAGTGAGGGGTACCGCGGTACCTCGCTGCGCAAGGTGGCGGCCAAGTGCAATCTGAGCCTTCCGGGTCTCATGCACTACTTCGACTCGAAGGAGGATCTGCTGACGCAGGTCCTGCGGATGCGTGACGAGACGGCC
This window contains:
- a CDS encoding sulfatase-like hydrolase/transferase produces the protein MSSSSRTSCAFIPDQLRADARGAFGNKHVGTPHLDAPAARGTRCDNAFVQHLVCSPSRASFLTGRPAHVPARLICSTWLKSAPTVTALLSPTCSSPGSRTSCAASRRAATTSLGPACAVTRSRRAPRS
- a CDS encoding ABC transporter substrate-binding protein; its protein translation is MRISARIGALTAGATALSLVLTGCGADGGSATAGTAELDIATLTNAQSLDPATALGGALPYFQAVYDTLIKRAPDGSYKPMLATKWSYDKSRTKLSLTLREGVKFSDGTAFDAQAVKANLEHFKGGGGGGAKYLATLKNVKVTDATHLMLELASPEPGMLFYLSDGPGLMASPKKLADGSLKTKPVGTGPYILDKGRTAIGSKYVFDRKKDYWGDELPYKTLTISVFDNETAVVNGLKTGQLDSAVLQDANQQTSVEPDTDLTKIKSSFDFQGLLLFDRGGVLTPQLKDVRVRQALNYALDRKTMLEKIRGGRGETTDQVFGAETKAYDKSLDTYYDHDPAKARKLLAQAGYAKGFTLKLPRISAIVNDALASSIEADFKAVGVKVEWDQLDAATALQKIFRERAYSGMVMNIGQSPIDWVTMNDLVVPGAFNPFATSDPTVKKLLPQVQAGSGTKAGDDASRALNKHLVEEGWFAPFYRTSFLIVSSKDVKVVPQSGMAVPSIYDYTPATS
- a CDS encoding family 20 glycosylhydrolase, producing MNAVIPSPTGQAAQGGAGSLAAAGPWRVRADRSLGEVADTVRSLLAPHLGARLLPDGDPREHSSEIVLTLDTTGVPLARTVGVAPSGTAEPADEAYALTIGADGITCRARTPEGVFRAATSAAQLLLTTPPDGAIEALQLRDAPHYAWRGLMIDPARSFVTPDEVRRVIDLAALYKLNVLHLHLTDNEGWRLAVPSLPALTAGADASGPDVSDPDASDSDVSAPGVSDPDASTAPAFYSADEYRALQAYAARRFVTIVPEIDLPGHCATLRAALPDLPPAPAPEGLADRFPFVPPLDLADAATHSAVSAVLAEVCALTDGPFVHIGCDEAVGITADAFKVAVRELRGITRKFGKRPVAWQESSRAGSGPEDIAQFWVDVPMMDLPASAEEFAARPELAASGMTMEIASALRTFFAPSDHDVERVLAGGGRLLLSPQSHLYLDRRYSAEVTPPGQTEAAARLGFPHYLPRDVRHTASWDPASHGIPDESVAGVEATLFGETLRGIDDLTTLLLPRLGSVAETAWSGRPPLWAEYRGRIARHAPFWRERGLVHFAAEDVPWA
- a CDS encoding glycoside hydrolase family 1 protein, yielding MTSSAQSELVLPDGFLMGAATSAHQVEGNNTGSDWWAFENRPDTFVSEPSGDAADSFHRWPEDMDLLRELGFNSYRFSIEWARVEPVQGRVSRAALAHYRDMVRGAIERGLTPVVTLHHFTCPQWFHARGGWAAPDSAEVFARYTRTVLEVLRAGVTYVATINEPNMVALMSALYRRATESRTTESRANEKGAGHTGAAAGFASVEPAADVTEALIRAHHAATEVLRDAGLGLQVGWTVANQVYQAELGAEDVAAAYAFPREDVFLEAARDDDWIGVQAYTRHLIGADGPLPVPEGAETTLTGWEYYPEALGEAVRHTVDVVGPGVPVMVTENGIATGDDERRIDYTTRALESLASAMADGIDVRGYLHWSALDNYEWGTYQPTFGLIAVDPDTFARTPKESARRLGALARSGRIPHAPAGALSAR